Proteins from one Bacteroidota bacterium genomic window:
- the truB gene encoding tRNA pseudouridine(55) synthase TruB: MFPASQFLEGTFLLIDKPIKWTSHDVVNKVRYHLSRYCKVKKLKVGHAGTLDPLATGLLILATGKFTKQLDSIITQDKEYSGSFFLGGTTASFDAETEVNSNYLTAHITSELIHETAKQFVGIIMQFPPAHSAVKVQGKPLYVHARKGIEVEVAARPIEISSFEITGIEMPLVHFKVNCSKGTYIRTLANDFGKALNSGAYLSNLCRTRIGDYFLVDALSLESFLQSLKVD, translated from the coding sequence ATGTTTCCCGCTTCTCAATTTTTAGAGGGTACTTTTTTATTAATTGATAAACCAATCAAATGGACATCGCATGATGTGGTGAATAAAGTGCGTTATCATTTATCACGTTATTGCAAAGTAAAAAAATTAAAGGTTGGACATGCAGGTACTTTAGATCCGTTGGCAACCGGATTATTAATTCTTGCAACAGGGAAATTTACTAAGCAATTAGATTCTATAATTACTCAGGATAAAGAATATTCCGGAAGCTTTTTTTTAGGAGGAACAACAGCTTCTTTTGATGCAGAAACTGAAGTGAACAGCAATTATCTTACAGCACATATTACATCAGAATTAATTCATGAAACTGCAAAACAATTTGTAGGTATTATAATGCAATTTCCTCCTGCGCATTCCGCAGTGAAAGTGCAAGGCAAACCTTTATACGTACATGCAAGAAAAGGAATTGAAGTGGAAGTTGCAGCAAGACCAATTGAAATCAGTTCTTTTGAAATTACCGGAATTGAAATGCCATTGGTTCATTTTAAAGTGAACTGTAGCAAAGGCACTTATATCCGCACCTTGGCAAATGATTTTGGTAAAGCTTTAAACTCTGGAGCATATTTATCCAATTTATGCAGAACTCGTATTGGTGATTATTTTTTAGTTGATGCATTATCCTTAGAGTCGTTTTTGCAATCGTTAAAAGTGGATTAG
- a CDS encoding DUF3098 domain-containing protein, protein MEIKNQPIKNVSQEEGMVLGKMNYYLILLGVVVIVIGFILMSGGKYTDPNVFNGDELYSTRRITIAPIVVLLGFAIEIFAIFYKQKK, encoded by the coding sequence ATGGAAATAAAAAATCAACCGATTAAAAACGTATCACAAGAAGAAGGTATGGTATTAGGCAAAATGAATTACTACCTTATTTTATTAGGTGTAGTTGTTATCGTTATCGGCTTCATATTAATGAGTGGCGGAAAATATACAGATCCGAATGTATTTAACGGCGATGAATTATACAGTACACGTCGGATTACAATTGCTCCTATCGTTGTGTTACTTGGTTTTGCTATCGAGATATTTGCCATCTTTTATAAGCAGAAAAAATAA
- a CDS encoding hydroxymethylglutaryl-CoA lyase has translation MQGLHTFIPTEIKAAYINSLLQAGFDTLDFGSFVSPKAIPQMADTAEVLSKLQLENTNTKLLAIVGNKRGAEDASEFSEINYLGYPFSISETFQMRNLNSTIADSVIRLDEIMEVASKHNKQMVVYVSMGFGNPYGDVWSAEVAEQWVDVLVKKGVTIISLADTIGIATPESISYLFSHLISKFPQIEFGAHLHTTPESWLEKIDAAYNSGCLRFDGAIKGYGGCPMAADDLTGNMATENILQYFEHKHAQTGINKSAFRESVRMALKVFSE, from the coding sequence ATGCAGGGTTTGCATACTTTTATTCCAACAGAAATAAAAGCTGCATATATAAATTCGTTACTGCAGGCTGGTTTTGATACACTTGATTTCGGCAGTTTTGTGAGTCCGAAAGCAATTCCGCAAATGGCGGATACAGCAGAGGTGTTGAGTAAATTGCAATTGGAAAATACGAATACAAAACTATTGGCAATTGTAGGAAATAAACGAGGTGCAGAAGATGCTTCAGAATTTTCGGAAATTAATTATCTCGGTTATCCATTTTCCATTTCTGAAACTTTTCAAATGCGCAATCTCAATTCAACCATTGCAGATTCTGTAATTCGTTTGGATGAAATAATGGAAGTGGCAAGCAAGCATAATAAGCAAATGGTGGTGTATGTTTCTATGGGTTTTGGAAATCCGTATGGTGATGTTTGGAGTGCGGAAGTTGCAGAGCAATGGGTTGATGTTTTAGTGAAAAAAGGAGTAACAATTATTTCTCTTGCAGATACAATTGGCATTGCGACACCCGAATCTATTTCGTATTTATTTTCTCATCTAATTTCTAAATTTCCACAGATAGAATTTGGCGCACATTTGCATACAACACCTGAAAGTTGGTTGGAGAAAATTGATGCAGCATATAATAGTGGTTGTCTTCGATTTGATGGTGCTATAAAAGGATATGGCGGATGCCCTATGGCTGCCGATGATTTAACAGGTAATATGGCCACCGAAAATATTCTTCAATACTTTGAACATAAACATGCGCAAACAGGAATTAATAAATCTGCATTCAGAGAAAGTGTGCGCATGGCATTGAAAGTGTTTTCGGAGTAG
- the holA gene encoding DNA polymerase III subunit delta, whose amino-acid sequence MQQDDLLNNIKNKKLSAIYLLHGDESYHIDTITDALENTLLTEDEKSFNLTIFYGKDAQIRDITDTCRRFPMFSNLQVVILKEAQHLKGIEELEPYAAKPVPTTIFIICYKGGKLDARKKLFKSIQHNGTIFLSESPKEDQIPKFIKNYLQEKNRTIDAKAADILTEYLGNNLSKISNELDKLCINSKPEKAITISDIEHNIGISKEYNVYELQSALLQKDLSKAYHIIFYMNKNLKNNPFVLTLSNLHNAFIKLYQYMRTPNIKEGDLYRTYGIHFSQLRDYKRAKDIYTLEQVEHVFELLMEYDLRSKGLQNNSTEAAELGVELIFRILHFQNELSNNISQNSLS is encoded by the coding sequence ATGCAACAAGACGATTTATTAAATAATATTAAAAATAAAAAGCTGTCCGCAATTTATCTGTTGCACGGCGATGAATCTTATCATATTGATACTATTACCGATGCATTGGAAAATACGTTGTTGACTGAAGATGAAAAATCATTTAATCTCACCATATTTTATGGCAAGGATGCGCAGATTAGAGATATAACGGATACCTGCCGTCGATTCCCGATGTTCAGCAATTTACAAGTGGTGATTTTAAAAGAAGCACAACATTTAAAAGGTATTGAAGAATTGGAACCTTATGCTGCGAAACCGGTACCGACTACTATCTTTATTATTTGTTATAAAGGCGGCAAATTAGATGCACGAAAGAAATTATTTAAATCCATTCAACATAATGGAACTATCTTTTTAAGTGAATCGCCAAAAGAAGATCAGATTCCAAAATTTATTAAGAATTATCTTCAAGAAAAAAATCGCACTATTGATGCAAAAGCTGCAGATATACTCACCGAATATCTGGGTAACAATCTTTCTAAAATAAGTAATGAACTAGATAAGCTATGCATAAATTCAAAACCGGAAAAGGCGATTACGATTAGTGATATTGAACATAATATCGGCATCAGCAAAGAGTATAATGTGTATGAGTTGCAGAGTGCTTTATTGCAGAAGGACCTGTCTAAAGCCTATCATATTATTTTTTACATGAACAAGAATTTGAAAAATAATCCATTTGTATTAACGCTTTCAAATCTGCACAATGCATTTATAAAACTCTATCAATATATGCGGACACCAAATATCAAAGAGGGAGATTTATATCGCACCTATGGAATTCACTTTTCGCAATTACGGGATTATAAAAGAGCAAAAGATATTTATACTTTAGAACAGGTGGAGCATGTATTTGAATTGCTGATGGAGTACGATCTGCGTTCCAAAGGATTACAAAATAACTCTACGGAAGCGGCCGAGTTAGGGGTTGAATTGATTTTCAGAATTTTACATTTTCAAAATGAATTGTCAAACAATATTTCGCAGAATTCTTTATCTTGA
- a CDS encoding bifunctional riboflavin kinase/FAD synthetase: protein MRVFRNLDQLPQFSNAVITIGTFDGVHNGHKVIIRNIVQSAKENDGESVIITFHPHPRNIINPQQALLHLNTIEEKLALLKDMGVDNVVVVPFSREFSEMEAEDYIKDFLIGKFQPKIIVFGYDHRFGKDRRGDIHLLKAIAKLDNITVHEVGKQEISDITISSTKIRNYLKEGNLHLANELLGYNYMMSGIVVRGDQIGRELGYPTANLQIQDTEKLIPANGIYAVKVSIRQNSNLFYGMMSIGTRPTFDGTDTRIEVHIFQLQEDIYGDTLTVEFIEFIRKEEKFINRETLQQAMAQDKEFCEILFDNSF from the coding sequence ATGCGTGTTTTCAGAAACCTGGATCAGTTACCACAATTTTCAAATGCCGTTATTACTATCGGGACTTTCGATGGCGTACATAATGGTCATAAAGTGATTATTCGCAATATTGTGCAATCCGCAAAAGAAAATGACGGAGAAAGTGTAATCATCACTTTTCATCCGCATCCAAGAAATATTATTAATCCACAACAAGCACTTTTACATTTAAATACAATAGAAGAAAAACTTGCATTGCTAAAAGATATGGGAGTGGATAATGTGGTGGTGGTGCCATTTAGCAGAGAGTTTTCAGAAATGGAAGCTGAAGATTACATCAAAGATTTTTTGATTGGGAAATTTCAACCTAAAATAATTGTGTTTGGATATGATCATCGTTTTGGAAAAGACAGACGAGGTGATATTCATTTATTAAAAGCGATTGCCAAATTAGATAATATCACAGTGCATGAAGTTGGCAAGCAGGAAATTTCTGATATTACGATCAGCTCTACAAAAATTCGCAATTATCTGAAGGAAGGAAATCTGCATTTGGCAAATGAATTATTGGGATATAATTATATGATGTCAGGTATAGTAGTTCGAGGCGATCAAATAGGAAGAGAGTTGGGTTATCCCACAGCAAATTTGCAAATTCAGGATACAGAAAAATTAATTCCTGCAAATGGTATTTATGCAGTTAAGGTTTCTATTCGTCAAAACTCAAATCTATTTTATGGTATGATGAGTATCGGTACACGACCCACTTTTGATGGAACAGATACAAGAATAGAAGTACATATTTTTCAATTACAAGAAGATATTTATGGTGATACGTTAACTGTAGAATTTATAGAATTTATTCGCAAAGAAGAAAAATTTATTAATCGGGAAACCTTACAACAGGCAATGGCTCAAGATAAAGAATTCTGCGAAATATTGTTTGACAATTCATTTTGA
- a CDS encoding undecaprenyl-diphosphate phosphatase, producing the protein MNIIHAVILAIVEGITEFLPVSSTGHMIIASSLLGIAEDDFTKTFTVAIQLGAILSVVVLYFKKFLQSFKFYTILFVAFIPAMVMGFLFGDYIDALLENVWVVAVSLLLGGVVLLFIDKWFPEETLTEDTIDYKNAFIIGLYQCLALLPGVSRSGATIFGGLTRKLNRKTAAEFSFFLAVPTMFAATVYTLFLKDNDAGEKAYTLLFNSSENMLAFIVGNIVAFIIAMLAMRSFVGYLTKHGFKIFGWYRIIIGTIIIILLALDVNLQVI; encoded by the coding sequence ATGAATATTATTCATGCAGTAATCCTTGCAATCGTTGAAGGCATTACAGAATTTCTACCGGTATCCAGTACAGGACACATGATTATCGCATCTTCCCTTTTGGGAATTGCCGAAGATGATTTTACAAAAACATTTACTGTTGCCATTCAACTTGGCGCAATTTTATCCGTAGTTGTTTTATATTTTAAAAAATTTCTTCAATCCTTTAAATTTTATACAATTCTTTTTGTTGCATTTATTCCCGCTATGGTTATGGGATTTTTATTTGGCGATTATATAGATGCATTATTAGAAAATGTTTGGGTGGTTGCTGTATCTCTTTTATTAGGAGGAGTTGTTTTATTATTTATTGATAAATGGTTTCCTGAAGAGACCCTAACTGAAGATACGATTGATTATAAAAACGCATTCATCATTGGCTTATATCAATGTCTTGCATTATTGCCCGGAGTGAGCCGTTCCGGAGCAACAATTTTTGGCGGACTAACCAGAAAATTAAATCGCAAAACAGCAGCAGAATTTTCATTCTTTCTTGCTGTGCCTACCATGTTTGCTGCAACAGTTTATACCTTATTCTTAAAAGACAATGATGCCGGAGAAAAAGCATATACACTGCTTTTTAATTCATCAGAAAATATGCTTGCATTTATTGTTGGCAATATAGTAGCATTTATTATTGCAATGTTGGCAATGCGCAGTTTTGTTGGCTATCTTACCAAACATGGCTTCAAAATATTTGGTTGGTATCGCATTATAATAGGAACAATAATTATAATACTTCTTGCATTAGATGTAAACCTGCAAGTGATTTAA
- a CDS encoding polyphosphate kinase 2 family protein: protein MGKKDNAKERYEDLSEFSENELTKIAEQFSKKFRVTDGSNFQLKNFDPTEDGGIKKDDKSSAKKILQLGVDLLADMQEKLYAQDKWSVLVIFQAMDAAGKDGAIKHVMSGINPQGCHVTSFKAPSSEELDHDFLWRCIKNLPERGRIGIFNRSYYEEVLVVRVHENILENQKLAAKLKTENIWDERLRDIRNYENYLAANGTLICKIFLNVSKEEQKERFIERIDTPSKNWKFSEGDVKERQFWDKYMHAYEEAIKATATDKAPWYVIPADDKAFARIAVASAIIHTMNSVELRFPKLPADKIAALQTIKKQLLEENKNYC, encoded by the coding sequence ATGGGAAAAAAAGATAATGCAAAAGAAAGATATGAAGACCTTTCTGAATTTAGTGAAAATGAATTGACAAAAATCGCTGAACAGTTTTCAAAAAAATTCAGAGTAACCGATGGTTCAAATTTTCAGCTTAAAAATTTTGATCCAACAGAAGATGGAGGTATAAAAAAAGATGATAAGTCATCCGCAAAAAAAATATTGCAATTAGGTGTGGACTTGTTGGCAGATATGCAGGAGAAATTATACGCACAAGATAAGTGGAGTGTACTTGTAATTTTTCAGGCAATGGATGCCGCCGGAAAAGATGGTGCAATAAAACATGTGATGTCGGGAATAAATCCGCAAGGGTGTCATGTAACATCATTTAAAGCACCCTCTTCAGAAGAATTGGATCATGATTTTTTATGGCGATGTATTAAAAATTTACCAGAACGTGGACGCATTGGAATTTTTAATCGCTCCTATTATGAAGAAGTCTTGGTGGTGCGTGTGCATGAAAATATTTTAGAAAATCAAAAACTTGCTGCTAAATTAAAAACTGAAAATATTTGGGATGAACGTTTGCGTGATATTCGAAATTATGAAAATTATCTAGCTGCAAATGGCACTTTAATTTGTAAGATATTTTTAAACGTTTCTAAAGAAGAACAGAAAGAAAGATTTATTGAAAGAATAGATACACCGTCGAAGAATTGGAAGTTTTCTGAAGGCGATGTGAAGGAGCGTCAGTTTTGGGATAAATATATGCATGCCTATGAAGAAGCAATAAAAGCTACTGCTACAGATAAGGCACCCTGGTATGTAATTCCCGCTGATGATAAAGCATTTGCACGAATCGCAGTGGCTTCAGCTATAATCCATACTATGAATTCTGTTGAGTTGCGTTTTCCGAAATTGCCTGCTGATAAAATTGCTGCTTTGCAAACTATTAAGAAACAATTGTTGGAAGAAAATAAAAATTACTGTTAA
- a CDS encoding peptidase C1 yields MPIRMVEDPNEKRSSNTSRNTRSTGGGGMGAALIPLLFSLFRKNPKSMIFVIIAGIAIYYFAGSKSCNSGDSSIMSSLFTGLDFNPEQYDNVEIFEPLADNVNNPLPEKISLEKFAPQRLNQGQQGSCVGWGSAYSARTILESIRTGKNPNDIAFSPSFLYNQISLDGCQGAYLNEAMDVMKGEGLLPFQQFPYNENECSKKPSAAQMQAAAAFKMPGYNRLTQGDTKGIGNEQVDMLAIKQNLAQGAPVVIGMMVGGSFMQDMMGADVWIPTSSDYNMRGFGGHCMTVIGYDDYKEGGAFQLMNSWGSEWGKNGLAWVRYQDFATFTKEAYGIYPMGNPNKPLSNKFNVAFGLVNTETNDHIALSKTGPYIFKTIKPIAKGDKFKIEVTNSQECYTYVFGKETDGSNYTLFPYTEKHSPYCGITGTRLFPKDYSMQADDIGNADFIAIVVTKQPLDYKSFNDKVNSMQGNYENKIADALGGQLLDGIQWKQGETIGFETNGGDDGAVLMVIEIDKN; encoded by the coding sequence ATGCCTATAAGAATGGTGGAAGATCCTAATGAAAAGCGATCTAGTAATACTTCAAGAAATACCCGCAGCACCGGTGGAGGTGGTATGGGAGCAGCATTAATTCCATTGCTGTTTTCGCTGTTCCGCAAAAATCCAAAGTCAATGATATTTGTAATCATTGCCGGTATAGCTATTTATTATTTTGCAGGAAGTAAGAGTTGCAATTCCGGCGACAGTTCTATAATGAGTTCCTTATTTACCGGTCTGGATTTTAATCCTGAACAATATGATAATGTAGAAATATTTGAACCACTTGCTGACAATGTAAATAATCCATTACCCGAAAAAATAAGTTTAGAAAAATTCGCACCTCAGCGATTAAATCAAGGGCAACAAGGTAGTTGCGTTGGTTGGGGAAGTGCTTATTCTGCCCGCACAATTTTGGAATCTATTCGCACCGGAAAAAATCCAAATGATATTGCATTCAGTCCTTCCTTTTTATATAATCAAATTAGTTTAGATGGATGTCAGGGTGCTTATTTAAATGAAGCAATGGATGTGATGAAAGGAGAAGGATTATTGCCTTTCCAACAATTTCCATATAATGAAAATGAATGTTCGAAAAAACCGAGTGCTGCACAAATGCAAGCGGCCGCTGCTTTTAAAATGCCGGGTTATAACAGACTTACACAAGGGGATACAAAAGGTATTGGAAATGAGCAGGTGGATATGCTGGCTATAAAACAAAATTTAGCACAAGGTGCACCGGTTGTAATTGGAATGATGGTAGGTGGATCTTTTATGCAGGATATGATGGGCGCTGATGTTTGGATTCCTACTTCATCAGACTATAATATGCGGGGCTTCGGCGGACATTGTATGACAGTAATTGGCTATGATGATTATAAAGAAGGTGGTGCTTTTCAATTGATGAATAGTTGGGGAAGTGAATGGGGGAAGAATGGTCTTGCATGGGTGCGCTATCAGGATTTTGCAACGTTTACAAAAGAGGCGTATGGCATTTATCCTATGGGAAATCCAAACAAACCATTATCTAATAAATTCAATGTTGCATTTGGATTAGTAAATACAGAAACGAACGATCATATTGCATTAAGCAAAACAGGTCCTTATATTTTTAAAACAATAAAACCAATTGCAAAAGGCGATAAATTTAAAATTGAAGTAACGAATTCGCAGGAGTGTTATACTTATGTATTTGGCAAAGAAACGGATGGTAGTAATTATACATTATTCCCCTACACAGAAAAACATTCTCCCTATTGTGGAATTACAGGAACACGATTATTTCCAAAAGATTATAGCATGCAGGCAGATGATATTGGCAATGCAGATTTTATAGCTATTGTAGTAACAAAACAACCATTGGATTATAAATCTTTTAATGATAAAGTAAATAGTATGCAGGGCAATTATGAAAATAAAATTGCCGATGCTTTAGGCGGACAATTATTAGATGGTATTCAATGGAAGCAAGGAGAAACAATCGGCTTTGAAACTAATGGTGGCGACGATGGTGCTGTATTAATGGTGATAGAAATAGATAAGAACTAA
- a CDS encoding leucine--tRNA ligase, whose translation MEYVFSHIESKWKQQWAADALYKVSEDYSKPKYYVLDMFPYPSGAGLHVGHPLGYVATDIFSRYKRLNGFNVLHTMGFDAFGLPAEQYAIETGTHPAITTKKNIEYYREQLNKIGFCYDWSREVITADPAFYKWTQWIFIQLFKSWYNPFLNKAEEIETLIAIFENEGSKQLVEKGIFDIVFTADEWKNKTEKEQQEILMQFRLAYLDHADIWWCETLGTVLANDEVKDGVSERGGHPVERIRMRQWFLRITAYADRLLDGLNTLDWSDSMKEMQRNWIGRSEGASVNFNVSDSKYSIEVFTTRPDTIYGATFMVLAPEHDLVDEITTDEFKSEVNTYLDYVKTRSERDRQAEVKKVTGQFTGAFAINPFTENKIPIYIAEYVLAGYGTGAIMAVPSNDERDFAFAEKFSLPVVEVVDQSAYPNADKQDKVGVIINSEMLNGLEVKEAISTMIFAIAKKNIGKRKINYRLRDAGFSRQRYWGEPFPVIYKNEIPYVLNENELPLELPEVVSYKPGGNAQSPLAALTDWVNPDNTFIRETDTMPGYAGSSWYFLRYMDPKNPDRFVGEAAENYWQNVDLYVGGTEHAVGHLLYSRMWQKFLFDRNLVSKDEPFKKLVNQGMIQGRSSLVYRVAGTNTFISAGIKENYETSPLHVDIKMVDDDILNIEAFKQWRSDLTEAEFILEDGIYKCGWEIDKMSKRYHNVVNPDDVIAEYGADCFRMYEMFLGPLEASKPWDTKGISGVAGFLRKLWRLFYDDNGQLKLSETEPDKDALKALHKCIKKVGDDIERLSFNTAVSACMIAVNSFQDLKCSNKNILKDFLVIVAPFAPFITEELWHASGEKESIHIATWPKFNPDYLVENTFVYPVSINGKVRTTLELPLTMQKEEIEQSVLALESILKWTEGKTPKKVIVVPGKIVNVVI comes from the coding sequence ATGGAATACGTATTTAGCCATATAGAATCGAAATGGAAACAGCAATGGGCAGCGGATGCATTGTATAAAGTGAGTGAAGATTATTCTAAACCGAAATATTATGTGCTGGATATGTTTCCTTATCCAAGTGGTGCCGGATTGCATGTGGGCCATCCTTTGGGCTATGTGGCTACTGATATTTTTTCCAGATATAAACGCTTGAATGGTTTTAATGTACTGCATACAATGGGCTTCGATGCTTTTGGTTTACCGGCTGAACAATATGCGATTGAAACAGGAACGCATCCTGCAATTACCACCAAAAAAAATATAGAATATTATCGTGAACAACTGAATAAAATAGGTTTCTGTTATGACTGGAGTCGTGAAGTGATTACTGCTGATCCTGCATTTTATAAATGGACACAATGGATATTTATTCAATTATTTAAATCATGGTATAATCCATTTTTAAATAAAGCGGAAGAGATTGAAACATTGATTGCGATTTTTGAAAATGAGGGAAGTAAACAACTTGTTGAGAAGGGAATTTTTGATATTGTTTTTACTGCGGATGAATGGAAAAATAAAACAGAAAAAGAGCAACAAGAAATTTTGATGCAATTCAGATTAGCATATTTAGATCATGCAGATATTTGGTGGTGCGAAACATTGGGAACTGTGTTGGCAAATGATGAAGTGAAAGATGGTGTAAGTGAAAGAGGTGGTCATCCTGTAGAACGTATTCGAATGCGCCAATGGTTTTTGAGAATCACTGCGTATGCAGATAGATTGTTGGATGGATTAAATACTCTTGATTGGAGTGATAGCATGAAAGAAATGCAGCGCAACTGGATTGGTAGGAGTGAAGGTGCTTCTGTGAATTTTAATGTTTCGGATTCTAAATATTCTATTGAGGTGTTTACAACAAGACCGGATACTATTTATGGTGCAACTTTTATGGTGCTTGCTCCTGAACATGATTTGGTTGATGAAATAACTACGGATGAATTTAAATCTGAGGTAAATACTTATTTGGATTATGTGAAAACAAGAAGTGAACGTGATAGACAAGCAGAAGTGAAAAAAGTTACCGGACAATTTACAGGTGCGTTTGCAATTAATCCGTTTACCGAAAATAAAATTCCGATTTATATTGCTGAATATGTATTGGCGGGATATGGTACAGGCGCAATTATGGCGGTGCCTTCCAATGATGAAAGAGATTTTGCGTTTGCAGAAAAATTTTCTTTGCCGGTTGTGGAAGTAGTAGATCAATCTGCTTATCCAAATGCGGATAAGCAAGATAAAGTGGGTGTGATAATTAATTCAGAAATGTTGAATGGATTAGAAGTGAAAGAAGCTATTTCAACAATGATTTTTGCCATAGCAAAAAAGAATATTGGTAAAAGAAAAATTAATTATCGCTTGCGTGATGCAGGCTTTAGCAGACAACGATATTGGGGCGAACCTTTTCCGGTGATTTATAAAAATGAAATTCCTTATGTGTTAAATGAAAATGAATTGCCATTGGAATTACCAGAAGTAGTTTCCTATAAACCCGGCGGCAATGCTCAGTCTCCTTTGGCGGCATTAACCGATTGGGTTAATCCCGATAATACTTTCATTCGTGAAACAGATACGATGCCCGGATACGCAGGATCAAGTTGGTATTTTTTGCGCTATATGGATCCAAAAAATCCGGATCGTTTTGTGGGAGAAGCTGCGGAAAATTATTGGCAAAATGTAGATTTATATGTGGGTGGAACGGAGCATGCGGTTGGACATTTATTATACAGCCGCATGTGGCAGAAATTTTTATTCGATAGAAATTTAGTGAGTAAAGATGAACCGTTTAAAAAGTTAGTAAATCAGGGAATGATTCAGGGGAGATCGAGTTTGGTGTATAGAGTTGCAGGTACAAATACATTTATTTCTGCAGGAATAAAAGAAAATTATGAAACTTCTCCATTGCATGTAGATATTAAAATGGTGGATGATGATATTTTAAATATTGAAGCATTTAAACAATGGCGCAGTGATCTTACTGAAGCAGAATTTATTTTAGAAGATGGTATTTATAAATGCGGATGGGAAATTGATAAAATGAGCAAGCGTTATCACAACGTTGTAAATCCCGATGATGTAATTGCAGAATATGGTGCCGATTGTTTTCGTATGTATGAAATGTTTTTAGGACCGTTGGAAGCGAGCAAACCATGGGATACAAAAGGTATCAGCGGTGTTGCAGGATTTTTAAGAAAGTTATGGAGATTGTTTTATGATGATAATGGTCAATTAAAATTATCGGAAACTGAACCTGATAAAGATGCATTGAAGGCATTGCACAAATGCATTAAAAAAGTGGGTGATGATATTGAGCGATTGAGTTTTAATACAGCAGTTTCTGCTTGCATGATTGCAGTAAATAGTTTTCAGGATTTAAAATGCAGCAATAAAAATATTCTTAAAGATTTTTTGGTAATCGTTGCGCCATTCGCTCCTTTTATTACTGAAGAGTTATGGCATGCTTCGGGAGAAAAAGAAAGTATTCACATTGCAACATGGCCGAAATTTAATCCGGATTATTTAGTGGAAAATACTTTTGTGTATCCGGTTTCAATAAATGGAAAAGTGCGCACAACATTGGAATTACCTCTTACAATGCAAAAAGAAGAAATTGAACAAAGTGTGCTTGCTTTAGAAAGTATTTTGAAATGGACCGAAGGCAAAACACCAAAGAAAGTAATTGTGGTTCCTGGTAAAATTGTGAATGTGGTTATTTGA